In Rhodothermales bacterium, the DNA window CGAGTTGTGCGTAACTCGTGAAGGAGGAGGCCCGTAGCGCAGATACACCAACCCTGCTAAAAATTTAGCAAAGAGGTTTCTGCCATGACACGCGCCATCGCCCTTCTCCTCGTCCTCGCCGTCGCCGCTCCTGCCCTCGCCGGCCCTCTGTCCCCTGAAACCCCCGAGTGGCCCACGCCGGAGGCCACGTGGAAGAAGGCCGATTGGGACGCCTTCAGCCAGAACCTCGTCGTCGGCCTCGCCACGGAGAACGACGGGCTCCGCGCGAGTGCGCTCCAGATGATCATCCGCTACGGCGACAACCTCGACGTTCGCGACGCGACGTTCGACGTCGTCGAGATCTACCGCAGCCATCCGAACGAGCGGATGCGCCGCCTCGCCGCCGTGACGTGCCTGCACCTGAAGAATGAGTGGGCGATGAGCTTCCTCCGCATGTCCGAGCCGTTCGAGGGCTCCGACACCGTGCTCCACACCGTCCGCGCCCTCCTCGCCGAGCACGACGCCCGCAAGCAGGCACGGGTCGAAGTCGGCTCGCTCGGCATGATCGCCGACGAGACCGAGCGCTAGCCCCGCCGGGGTTCGGCGCGTCCGCCGGGGGGTGGCGTGCCGACCCCCGACGACGGCGCGAGGGCTACCTTCCATGTCGCAGCCCTCACCGCCACCGCTTGACTCCGATGCGCCTCGACCGCCTCCGCGACCTCTGCCTCGCCCTCCCCGAAACCACCGAAGGATTGCCGTTCGGCCCCGACCCACTCGTGTTCAAAGTCGCCGGGAAGATGTTCGCCCTCCTCTCGCTCGACACGATCCCGAACCGCGTCGGGCTGAAGTGTGACCCCGATTGGGCGCTCACGCTCCGCGAGGAATACGACGGCATCGGCACGAGCCCGTACCTCCACAAGCGGCTGTGGAACTCGGTGACGCTCGACGGCAGCGTACCGTCGGCGCTCGTGCGCGACCTCGTCGAGCATTCGTACCGCCAGGTCGTCGCCGGGTTGAAGAAGGCGGATCGGCTTCGGATCGAGGCGGCCGAGGGCTACCCGGCCGCCTCTTCGGAGTACGGTTGACGAGGGGACGGAACACACCTCGGAACTGGCATAAGGTGCGAGTCCAAGCGCTATGCCTTTCCACTCGTCATCCCCGCGCAGACACGAGTGTCGTAGGCGGGGACCCACAGGAATAAGCCAGCCGGTGGGTCCCCGCCTGCGCGGGGATGACCCTGTATTGAGGATCGGAGCACAGTTGACTCACGAAGCCGTTCGCCTGAGTGGGCTCGTCCGAGTTCGTGGCCCGGTTTAGCGGACGAGCAC includes these proteins:
- a CDS encoding MmcQ/YjbR family DNA-binding protein, with the protein product MRLDRLRDLCLALPETTEGLPFGPDPLVFKVAGKMFALLSLDTIPNRVGLKCDPDWALTLREEYDGIGTSPYLHKRLWNSVTLDGSVPSALVRDLVEHSYRQVVAGLKKADRLRIEAAEGYPAASSEYG